A DNA window from Bacillus carboniphilus contains the following coding sequences:
- the ypjB gene encoding sporulation protein YpjB: MKIRLICIVLTLLFFGNGIGHAASKTPLESLSNLSEKALQLTKAGHFDRAELLMNQFSNQFSDLSSQFVFSMDQVQVISIAHQDAVKALRNENLTFDDKVSRMVKFRLVMDALVSTHQPLWTQMEDSIMNLYNQAVAAAQEQNWQQFHLLYNSFLTQYDLIYPSIKLDAPTETVLKVDARVQYIDEYRPEVLTDPNGMMELEALAQDLKSLFNQSEEDEADPSLWWVIFTTGSIIIVTLSYVGYRKYKAEKPRRKKYPKKLKD; the protein is encoded by the coding sequence ATGAAGATTCGACTAATTTGTATAGTATTAACGTTATTATTTTTCGGGAATGGTATTGGACATGCTGCTAGTAAAACCCCTTTGGAAAGTTTAAGTAACCTTTCAGAGAAAGCCTTACAACTGACAAAAGCAGGGCATTTTGATCGTGCTGAATTGTTGATGAATCAGTTTTCCAATCAGTTTTCTGATTTATCAAGTCAGTTTGTATTTTCGATGGATCAAGTTCAGGTAATTTCAATTGCTCACCAGGACGCTGTAAAGGCATTACGCAATGAGAATTTGACTTTTGATGATAAAGTATCTCGAATGGTAAAATTTAGATTGGTCATGGATGCTTTGGTCTCAACGCATCAACCATTATGGACTCAGATGGAAGATTCTATTATGAATCTATATAACCAAGCGGTGGCTGCTGCTCAGGAACAAAATTGGCAACAGTTCCATTTGCTTTATAATTCATTTTTAACTCAGTATGACCTTATTTACCCTAGTATTAAGTTAGATGCTCCTACTGAGACAGTATTAAAAGTTGATGCAAGAGTACAATATATTGATGAATATAGACCAGAAGTGCTAACGGATCCTAATGGGATGATGGAATTAGAAGCATTGGCACAGGATTTGAAATCTTTATTTAATCAAAGTGAAGAGGATGAAGCAGATCCTTCCCTTTGGTGGGTTATTTTTACTACAGGAAGTATTATTATCGTAACTTTGTCCTATGTTGGTTATCG
- a CDS encoding DUF1405 domain-containing protein, which yields MFSISWVLKQRWFLWLLLIINVGGTIYGYIWYEGQLSRTPNHFLIFVPDSPTASLFFCFVLVAFLLGKNWGLFESLALITLYKYGIWAVVMNILTLLVTGYLPWEGYMLMASHLAMAIQGILYAPFYRIKWWHFVVAGVWTLHNDVIDYVYMMYPVYHSISMYVKEIGYFTFWLSISALFLTYYLCFAKRRLQWSIKN from the coding sequence GTGTTTTCAATATCATGGGTTTTAAAACAGAGATGGTTCTTATGGCTTTTACTCATCATAAATGTTGGGGGAACCATTTATGGGTACATATGGTATGAGGGACAATTATCACGAACTCCCAATCACTTTTTAATTTTTGTACCAGATAGTCCGACAGCTAGCCTGTTTTTCTGTTTTGTTTTGGTGGCCTTTCTTTTAGGGAAGAATTGGGGGCTTTTCGAATCATTAGCACTGATTACTCTATATAAATATGGAATATGGGCAGTGGTGATGAATATACTAACGCTCCTAGTAACAGGGTACCTGCCATGGGAAGGGTACATGCTTATGGCATCCCATTTAGCGATGGCGATTCAAGGTATTCTTTATGCACCTTTTTACAGAATAAAATGGTGGCATTTTGTGGTCGCAGGTGTTTGGACTTTACATAATGATGTGATTGATTATGTCTATATGATGTATCCTGTGTACCATTCCATTTCCATGTATGTAAAAGAAATCGGTTACTTTACCTTCTGGCTCTCGATTTCTGCTTTGTTTTTAACATATTATTTGTGTTTTGCCAAAAGAAGGCTTCAGTGGTCCATTAAAAATTAA